Proteins found in one Sorghum bicolor cultivar BTx623 chromosome 1, Sorghum_bicolor_NCBIv3, whole genome shotgun sequence genomic segment:
- the LOC8055612 gene encoding DAR GTPase 2, mitochondrial: MTAAAAEVVSRRLGAAVRDLSGTWYGRHMAAAERAIRARLPLVDLVLEVRDARVPASSSFEPLRRRRGPLEPDRRRVVLLNKADLADPSETEEWVAYIKKQTSCPCVAVNSHSRESIKELLNAVQTRIKEIKNGENNCTATALLVGIPNVGKSAIVNAMHQIGRIAAAEKGKLKHAIVSSHPGETRDISGYKVASHPNIYVLDTPGVLSPRFANDGSGPRLALTGAIKDSLLEEYDIVQFLLAIVNSGKEYRKWEKLNKAGDTFSCGKTITSRGHNNEGQYASDHTQDFVVKVVRQVLFETVSCFNGDLGQVDELRRLIGHQLVNLQEVFKVSTESSEDMCKPIAMKLLNLYRTGRLGHYTLEHVPDVRQEVVA; encoded by the exons AtgacggcagcggcagcggaggTCGTGTCGCGCCGCCTGGGCGCGGCTGTGCGTGACCTCTCCGGCACGTGGTACGGGCGCCACATGGCCGCAGCCGAGCGCGCCATCCGCGCGCGCCTGCCCCTCGTCGACCTCGTCCTCGAGGTCCGCGACGCACGCGTGCCCGCCTCCTCGTCGTTCGAgcctctccgccgccgccgcgggcctCTGGAGCCAGACCGCCGCCGGGTGGTCCTTCTTAACAAGGCGGACCTGGCAGACCCGTCCGAGACTGAG GAGTGGGTGGCGTACATCAAGAAGCAGACGAGCTGCCCTTGCGTCGCGGTAAATTCTCACAGCAGGGAAAGCATCAAGGAG CTATTGAATGCTGTGCAAACAAGAATCAAGGAGATCAAGAATGGCGAGAACAATTGCACGGCAACTGCCCTCCTGGTCGGGATTCCAAACGTTGGGAAATCGGCCATTGTTAATGCGATGCATCAAATTGGGAGGATTGCGGCAGCAG AGAAGGGAAAACTGAAGCATGCGATTGTGAGCAGCCATCCTGGAGAAACTAGAGACATAAGTGGATACAAG GTTGCTAGTCATCCGAATATATATGTGTTGGACACTCCTGGTGTGCTGTCACCAAGATTTGCAAATGATGGTTCTGGCCCCAGACTAGCTTTGACTG GAGCTATCAAGGACTCCTTGTTAGAGGAGTATGATATCGTACAGTTTCTTCTTGCAATTGTGAACTCAGGGAAGGAATATAGGAAGTGGGAGAAGTTGAATAAAGCAGGAGATACATTTTCTTGTGGCAAAACAATTACGTCCAGGGGCCACAACAATGAAGGGCAATATGCTTCAGATCACACACAG GATTTCGTCGTGAAAGTAGTCCGCCAAGTGCTTTTTGAGACTGTATCTTGTTTTAATGGCGATCTAGGACAGGTGGATGAGTTAAGAAGATTGATAGGCCACCAACTTGTAAACTTGCAGGAGGTTTTCAAGGTCTCGACTGAATCAAGTGAGGATATGTGTAAACCTATAGCTATGAAACTACTCAATCTGTATCGGACAGGAAGGCTTGGCCATTATACCTTAGAACATGTCCCAGATGTTAGGCAGGAAGTTGTTGCATAA
- the LOC8055613 gene encoding NAC domain-containing protein 71 has translation MGTMTLPPGFRFHPTDDELVGYYLKRKVDNLKIELEVIPVIDLYKSEPWELPEKSFLPKRDLEWFFFCPRDRKYPNGSRTNRATTTGYWKATGKDRRIACDGGVYGLRKTLVFYRGRAPGGERTDWVMHEYRLCQDIAHGACNFIGAYALCRVIKRHELQGGEPPAGSRAKGAAASSSSGSARGQMSKVSSSSSLVTSEQLSASFTPSNSNSPPPTLDVGMFQFQSPVGVGYAGVTATATTGTGGLPWSPLPPPLLLSSSPHDTFFIGDDFPATAADESRSHAHLFGGDIMGLGSISEHELKWDSFPNTFSSGADTWNTAAVAASPTMLCRQASDGIEDLAAIFFPDDNRIVF, from the exons ATGGGAACCATGACTCTGCCGCCCGGCTTCCGGTTCCACCCGACGGACGACGAGCTGGTGGGCTACTACCTCAAGAGGAAAGTGGACAACCTCAAGATCGAGCTCGAGGTCATCCCCGTCATTGATCTCTACAAATCCGAGCCATGGGAACTACCAG AGAAGTCTTTCCTGCCGAAACGAGACCTGGAATGGTTCTTCTTCTGCCCCCGGGACCGCAAGTACCCCAACGGCTCCCGCACCAACCGCGCCACGACGACGGGGTACTGGAAGGCCACCGGCAAGGACCGCCGCATCGCCTGCGACGGCGGCGTCTACGGCCTCCGCAAGACGCTCGTCTTCTACCGCGGCCGCGCCCCCGGCGGCGAGCGCACCGACTGGGTCATGCACGAGTACCGCCTCTGCCAGGACATCGCCCACGGCGCATGCAACTTCATC GGTGCCTACGCGCTGTGCCGCGTGATCAAGCGGCACGAGCTGCAGGGCGGCGAGCCGCCGGCGGGCAGCAGGGCGAAaggcgccgccgccagcagcagcagcggcagcgcgAGAGGGCAGATGAGCAAGGTCTCCAGCAGCTCGTCCCTCGTCACCAGCGAGCAGCTCAGCGCGTCGTTCACGCCCTCCAACTCCAACAGTCCACCTCCTACTCTGGACGTGGGGATGTTCCAGTTCCAG AGCCCCGTTGGCGTTGGGTACGCCGGCGTGACGGCGACGGCCACCACCGGCACAGGGGGGCTGCCGTGGAGCCCACTGCCTCCGCCCCTGCTCCTGTCGTCGTCTCCCCACGACACGTTTTTCATCGGCGACGACTTCCCCGCCACGGCCGCGGACGAGTCGCGTTCGCACGCGCACTTGTTCGGCGGCGACATCATGGGGCTGGGCAGCATCTCGGAGCACGAGCTGAAATGGGACAGCTTCCCAAATACATTCTCGAGTG GTGCCGACACGTGGAacacggcggcggtggcggcgagcCCGACGATGCTGTGCCGGCAGGCCAGCGACGGCATCGAGGACCTGGCGGCCATCTTCTTCCCGGACGACAACAGGATCGTCTTCTGA
- the LOC8055156 gene encoding plant intracellular Ras-group-related LRR protein 5, with protein MAAAGGMTPATVDAVEELTRLYRELPPRPAVEEVEAAAAVLASADAEEEARLAEIAREEEAARARAPAQGVAAELFDVLLEARRNSVRLRALQQRKEAAHVVELERRFKLFDELIQRASRVVSPGGGGGARGGGGVAVVDHEVVEVEARRNPALVAAAATEIDRGSRGGLGLEPTSVSSLRRAASAGTDTEKLGLIQVASLIESSARKGTTELNLRGKLVDQVEWLPVSLGKLQDVTELDLSENRIMALPSTIGSLRYLTKLDLHSNQLINLPDTFGELSCLIDLDLRANQLKSLPTSFGNLTSLANLDLSSNLLKVLPDCLGKLKNLRRLIAETNELEELPYTIGSCTSLVELRLDFNQLKALPEAIGKLENLEILTLHYNRIKGLPTTIGHLTRLRELDVSFNEVETIPENICFAASLVKLNVSRNFADLRALPKSIGELEMLEELDISSNQIRVLPDSFGHLSKLRVFHADETPLEVPPKEVVKLGAQELVNYMKNMVAAREVSQNQTNKRSFWTWFVSLFGCCKKNEGLGPVPV; from the exons ATGGCGGCGGCCGGGGGGATGACCCCGGCCACGGTGGACGCGGTGGAGGAGCTCACGCGGCTGTACCGGGAGCTGCCGCCGCGCCCGgccgtggaggaggtggaggcggcggcggcggtgctggCCTCGGCGgacgcggaggaggaggcgcgccTCGCCGAGATCGccagggaggaggaggcggcgcgggcgcgggcgccggCGCAGGGCGTGGCCGCCGAGCTCTTCGATGTGCTGTTGGAGGCCAGGCGCAACTCCGTGCGCCTCCGCGCGCTGCAGCAGCGGAAGGAGGCCGCGCACGTCGTCGAGCTCGAGAGGCGGTTCAAGCTCTTCGACGAACTCATCCAGAGGGCGTCGCGGGTGGTGTCcccaggtggtggtggtggtgccagGGGCGGCGGGGGTGTTGCCGTGGTCGACCACGAGGTGGTCGAGGTCGAGGCGAGGCGGAATCCGGCGCTGGTGGCCGCCGCGGCAACAGAGATAGACCGTGGAAGCAggggtggattgggattggaACCCACGTCCGTCTCGTCGCTGCGTCGTGCTGCTTCAGCAG GTACTGACACAGAAAAGCTGGGCCTTATCCAAGTGGCAAGCCTTATAGAGTCATCAGCAAGGAAGGGGACTACAGAGCTCAATCTCCGGGGTAAGCTGGTGGACCAAGTTGAGTGGCTCCCTGTCTCACTTGGAAAGTTACAGGATGTCACTGAGCTTGATCTATCTGAGAATAGGATCATGGCACTCCCATCGACAATTGGTAGCCTTAGATACTTGACAAAGCTTGACCTCCACTCAAACCAGTTGATCAATCTGCCTGATACCTTTGGGGAACTTTCCTGCCTGATTGATCTTGACTTGCGTGCAAACCAGCTAAAGTCTCTTCCTACATCATTTGGAAATCTCACGAGCCTTGCCAATCTTGACCTGAGCTCGAATCTGTTGAAGGTCCTTCCTGATTGTTTAGGAAAGTTGAAAAACTTGAGAAGGTTAATTGCTGAGACGAATGAGCTTGAGGAGCTACCCTATACTATTGGATCGTGTACCTCTCTTGTGGAGCTTAGATTAGATTTTAATCAGCTCAAAGCCCTTCCAGAAGCCATTGGGAAGTTGGAAAACCTGGAAATCCTGACGTTACACTACAACAGAATCAAAGGCCTGCCTACAACAATTGGCCATCTTACCAGGTTGAGGGAGCTGGATGTCAGTTTCAATGAAGTTGAGACTATACCTGAGAACATCTGCTTTGCAGCCAGCCTTGTGAAGTTGAATGTCAGCAGAAACTTTGCCGACTTAAGAGCCCTGCCAAAATCAATAGGCGAACTTGAGATGCTAGAGGAGTTGGACATCAGTAGTAACCAGATACGAGTACTTCCAGACTCTTTTGGGCATCTCTCAAAGCTACGTGTGTTTCATGCTGATGAAACTCCACTGGAAGTACCGCCTAAAGAAGTTGTAAAATTAGGGGCTCAG GAGCTGGTTAATTATATGAAGAATATGGTTGCTGCAAGGGAAGTGAGCCAGAACCAAACAAATAAGAGGAGCTTCTGGACCTGGTTCGTCTCACTGTTTGGTTGTTGCAAAAAGAATGAAGGATTGGGACCAGTTCCTGTTTAG